From Toxorhynchites rutilus septentrionalis strain SRP chromosome 2, ASM2978413v1, whole genome shotgun sequence, a single genomic window includes:
- the LOC129766181 gene encoding uncharacterized protein LOC129766181, whose translation MDASTDKNCLLCDAPDTVDDMVQCELWAHYGCAGVDDEIKKRPWSCPKCANLLQVQKPKTKSKTKSGSKSDAGSVKSVISAIKQLEEEQAAMEKELEEEKELREKRLVMEKTLREKRMEQERDLREKEFRQQQELREKQLLEEREMLERNLAAEEEFLRKQHALREQFQINKKNSAKKWTDADGAVGGGFEVDRRSEAPADEKVKNWLKEQKSSPDEKGDPRGAYPKNTITKVDNQPTKKKLSKMERLKALLEEESSSADEGEREAEEDGKPVQQPQEPTRLNQREQRSYGPGHRLTQDQLAARQVMSKQLPVFKGEPEVWPLFISSFENTTKACGFTNLDNLKRLQDCLLGEALEAVRSRLILPESVPGVISDLRNLFGKPEKLLKAFLMKVRRAPSPKAEKLETFLHFGITVKQLCDHLEAAGLADHLNNPMLVQELVDKLPPHYKLDWVRFKRFSHGTPLRMFTDFMSGVVSDVSEVAEFSALELNESSFPRNKSAKKREFVHMHSAPPKVERPHGDKAAKPCWMCKRSDHKVRFCDDFKKLNVTDRLKVIEKHKLCVLCLNNHGKSRCSFKLRCSVGDCQEYHHPLLHRTKETVQALEVQCNTHSRSNRSIIFRMVPVSLSVGDQSVDTLAFLDEGSSVTLIEETIANQLQAKGTPEPLIVSWTGNMKRYEDASRRVDLMLSARDSDKKLLLLGARTVSELVLPKQEVRFQELTKRYAHLRDLPVADSKFEDPKIIIGLDNLHVFAPLEARIGRPGEPIGVRSKIGWTIYGPEKQIPSLMQHVNFHMTEEVTNQELHDIFRIQYDLEQQGVSPTGVPESEEDLRAREILRTTTIRVGDHFETGLLWRKDERNFPDSYNMAKQRLLTLERRLEKKPQLREKIRQQVKEYQLKQYAHLATEEELSESDPATVWYLPLNVVENPRKPGKVRLVWDAAAAVRSVSLNSELLKGPDMLISLPSVICRFRERRYGFGGDIKEMYHQIKIRKEDKNAQRFLFRNDSADPEPQVYIMDVATFGATCSPCSAQFIKNLNAGEFASQYPEAAAAIANRHYVDDYYDSADTIAEAVKLAREVKYIHSRGGFHIRNWVSNSEQFVREMGEECVGPTVHFKDKSSVAERVLGVSWNTTNDAFLFTAPPRMTDDEHPTKRSVLSHIMSMYDPIGFLSPFTVQGKILVQDLWRTGCEWDEPIEEESHNKWRSWINLLPEIEAARIPRAYFGDASSDELTDVQLHILTDASEKAIGCVAYFRVTIGEEIRCALVMSRTKVAPLKQLTIPRLELQAAVMGARLAKTVCASHSIKISRKFFWTDSQTVLSWIRSDQRQYKPFVGFRIGEILDLTRLTDWRWVPTKYNVADRLTMWSCDQSFDTGSVWFKGPCFLYQDEADWPQQSRPSANTAEELRAYYLFHDVAVPEPLVDVKRISKWSVLVRTVACVFRFISNCRRKVKGLPIETLKPTQAQVKVLLPVSIPMVRVPLKQKEFRCSECFLIKIVQAETYGDELKVLTKNQQRQAAKWYPLEKGSPLYKLTPLLDPDGVIRMEGRTGDAEELPFELRFPIILPRDHEVTRKIILHFHERYGHGFRETVKNELRQRYFIPNINAAVRKVASSCLCCKVHRNQPRTPRMAPLPNQRLSPYQRAFCYTGVDYFGPVEVSSGRSHPKRWVVLFTCLVMRAVHLEVASDLTAASCLMAIRRFVGRRGTPLEFWSDNGTNLKAAGKEISENIRVIEEECADAYTDARTKWRFIPPASPHMGGSWERLVRTVKEALVVILDGKKLTDEILHTAIIEAEDMVNSRPLVYVAEEASNTITPNHFLRGVSPNEPLLVPPPPHSAEAIRNAYYRSQELAEQLWQRWVKEYVPMINQRSKWFSEVKPLKKGDLVYVVDGKNRKLWVRGVVVEPIVSKDGRVRQAWVRTSSGVYRRPTTKLAVLEIDEGNAGPDQGTEPGLRAGDMLETTPQGTRAASSENRNTKTSNTHVVENGTNMAAAVEKLKDDLEMTLFEKLDDDNDTDERDQGHDISTELCVEFNERTNHTL comes from the coding sequence atggatgcttctaCGGATAAGAATTGTCTGCTCTGCGATGCACCTGATACTGTTGATGATATGGTCCAGTGTGAGTTGTGGGCGCATTACGGATGTGCTGGAGTCGATGATGAAATTAAGAAAAGGCCCTGGAGTTGCCCGAAATGCGCGAACCTGCTGCAGGTTCAAAAGCCCAAAACAAAATCCAAGACAAAGAGTGGATCGAAAAGTGATGCCGGGTCGGTGAAGAGCGTGATTTCGGCAATAAAGCAACTGGAAGAGGAGCAGGCAGCGATGgaaaaggagctggaagaagaAAAGGAGCTCCGTGAAAAACGGTTGGTCATGGAGAAAACTCTACGAGAGAAGCGTATGGAACAAGAAAGAGATTTACGTGAAAAGGAGTTCCGACAACAACAAGAGCTACGGGAGAAGCAGCTGTTGGAGGAGAGGGAAATGCTGGAGCGTAACCTAGCTGCTGAAGAGGAATTCCTGCGAAAGCAGCATGCACTACGTGAGCAGTTCCAGATCAATAAGAAGAACTCTGCTAAGAAATGGACAGATGCGGATGGTGCTGTGGGCGGCGGCTTTGAAGTAGACAGACGGTCAGAAGCCCCAGCCGATGAAAAGGTGAAGAATTGGTTGAAGGAGCAGAAATCATCTCCAGATGAGAAAGGTGATCCCAGAGGAGCCTATCCAAAGAACACAATTACGAAGGTGGATAATCAACCGACCAAGAAGAAACTGTCCAAGATGGAAAGACTGAAAGCATTGTTAGAGGAGGAGAGTAGTTCCGCGGATGAAGGCGAAAGAGAAGCAGAAGAAGATGGGAAACCCGTTCAGCAACCGCAAGAACCAACCCGACTAAATCAGAGGGAGCAGAGGTCATACGGGCCGGGGCATCGGTTGACACAAGACCAGCTTGCTGCACGCCAAGTGATGTCGAAACAGCTTCCAGTCTTCAAAGGTGAGCCCGAGGTATGGCCTCTGTTCATCAGCAGCTTTGAAAACACGACCAAAGCTTGCGGGTTTACCAACCTGGACAATCTCAAGCGTCTGCAGGACTGCCTTCTGGGAGAGGCCCTCGAGGCGGTCAGAAGTCGATTGATCCTACCGGAATCAGTTCCGGGAGTGATAAGTGATCTCCGAAATCTTTTCGGGAAACCAGAAAAACTCCTCAAAGCATTTCTTATGAAGGTTCGAAGAGCTCCTTCTCCAAAGGCCGAGAAGCTAGAGACCTTCCTTCACTTCGGAATTACGGTGAAACAATTATGCGATCACCTGGAAGCGGCCGGACTGGCAGACCACTTAAACAATCCAATGTTGGTCCAGGAACTTGTAGACAAACTGCCGCCACACTACAAGCTTGACTGGGTGCGGTTCAAAAGGTTTTCCCACGGTACTCCTCTTCGTATGTTCACCGACTTTATGAGCGGTGTCGTCTCGGATGTGTCCGAGGTCGCAGAGTTCTCAGCACTGGAGCTAAATGAGTCATCCTTTCCAAGGAATAAGAGCGCAAAGAAGAGAGAATTCGTTCATATGCATTCCGCCCCTCCCAAGGTGGAAAGGCCACATGGTGACAAAGCTGCCAAGCCATGTTGGATGTGTAAACGGTCGGATCACAAAGTAAGATTTTGTGACgactttaaaaaattaaacgTCACCGACAGACTGAAAGTTATTGAAAAGCATAAGCTTTGTGTGCTATGTCTCAATAATCACGGAAAGAGCCGCTGTAGTTTCAAGCTGCGTTGCAGTGTTGGAGATTGTCAGGAGTACCATCATCCACTTTTGCATCGTACCAAGGAGACGGTACAGGCGTTGGAAGTGCAGTGCAATACTCACAGTCGTTCCAATAGGTCGATCATTTTCCGGATGGTACCAGTATCGCTTTCGGTAGGGGACCAGTCAGTGGACACACTGGCGTTCCTAGATGAGGGTTCGTCAGTTACGTTAATCGAGGAGACGATCGCTAACCAACTCCAAGCAAAGGGGACCCCAGAACCATTAATTGTGTCGTGGACCGGCAATATGAAGAGGTACGAAGATGCATCCAGACGAGTCGATTTAATGTTGTCAGCAAGGGACTCGGATAAAAAACTTTTACTGCTTGGAGCACGCACAGTTTCCGAACTGGTGCTCCCGAAACAGGAAGTGCGTTTTCAAGAACTTACGAAGCGCTACGCTCACCTGCGTGATCTACCGGTAGCGGATTCAAAATTCGAAGATCCGAAGATTATAATCGGCCTGGACAACCTTCACGTGTTCGCTCCGCTGGAAGCGCGGATCGGTCGACCCGGTGAGCCGATTGGCGTGAGAAGCAAGATAGGGTGGACAATTTACGGGCCTGAGAAGCAGATCCCGTCATTGATGCAACACGTCAATTTTCATATGACGGAAGAGGTCACCAATCAGGAACTTCATGACATCTTTCGAATCCAATATGATCTAGAACAACAAGGTGTATCTCCGACTGGCGTTCCAGAATCGGAAGAAGACCTTCGAGCCCGAGAGATACTGCGTACAACCACTATTCGTGTCGGCGATCACTTCGAAACAGGGCTGCTCTGGCGGAAGGACGAGAGAAATTTTCCTGATAGTTACAACATGGCAAAACAGCGATTGCTGACATTAGAACGACGCTTGGAGAAGAAACCACAGCTTCGAGAAAAGATACGGCAACAAGTCAAGGAGTACCAGTTGAAACAGTACGCGCATCTAGCGACCGAGGAGGAACTGTCCGAATCCGATCCGGCAACAGTGTGGTACCTTCCACTGAACGTTGTGGAGAATCCACGCAAACCCGGAAAGGTGCGTCTTGTATGGGACGCTGCAGCTGCTGTCCGAAGTGTCTCGTTAAACTCGGAATTGCTGAAGGGACCAGATATGCTGATCTCGCTCCCATCGGTCATCTGTCGCTTCCGGGAACGGCGCTACGGTTTCGGTGGTGACATCAAAGAGATGTACCACCAAATCAAAATCAGGAAAGAAGATAAAAATGCACAACGGTTTCTGTTCCGAAATGATTCAGCGGATCCTGAGCCTCAGGTCTACATCATGGATGTTGCAACTTTCGGGGCAACCTGCTCGCCGTGTTCCGCACAATTTATAAAAAACTTGAACGCAGGTGAATTTGCCAGCCAGTACCCGGAAGCGGCAGCAGCCATTGCAAACCGCCATTACGTAGATGACTACTACGACAGCGCCGATACTATTGCGGAGGCGGTAAAGCTGGCCAGGGAGGTGAAGTACATTCACTCACGCGGTGGGTTCCATATAAGAAATTGGGTGAGCAACTCGGAGCAATTTGTACGTGAGATGGGAGAAGAATGTGTTGGTCCTACTGTACATTTCAAGGACAAGAGCTCTGTTGCCGAACGCGTCTTGGGTGTATCCTGGAACACGACAAATGATGCTTTCCTGTTCACCGCTCCTCCTAGGATGACTGATGATGAGCATCCCACGAAACGAAGCGTCCTCAGCCACATAATGTCCATGTACGACCCGATTGGATTCCTGTCACCATTCACCGTGCAGGGCAAAATACTGGTGCAGGATTTGTGGAGGACCGGTTGTGAGTGGGACGAACCAATCGAAGAAGAATCGCACAACAAGTGGAGGAGTTGGATAAACTTACTGCCGGAGATCGAAGCAGCCAGAATTCCGAGGGCGTACTTCGGGGACGCTTCATCGGATGAGTTAACCGATGTCCAACTTCATATACTCACCGATGCTAGCGAGAAAGCGATTGGTTGCGTGGCGTATTTTCGGGTGACGATCGGAGAAGAAATTCGGTGTGCGTTGGTGATGAGTCGAACGAAGGTGGCGCCGTTGAAGCAACTGACGATTCCGCGGCTGGAGCTCCAAGCCGCTGTTATGGGAGCGAGATTGGCGAAGACGGTGTGTGCCAGCCACAgcatcaaaatatcacgaaagtTCTTTTGGACCGATTCCCAAACGGTCCTTTCGTGGATTCGTTCAGACCAGCGGCAATACAAACCGTTCGTAGGATTCCGTATAGGGGAGATTTTAGACCTCACCAGGTTGACAGATTGGCGATGGGTGCCAACTAAATATAACGTCGCTGACAGGCTGACGATGTGGAGCTGTGACCAGAGTTTCGACACGGGAAGCGTGTGGTTCAAGGGACCATGTTTCTTATACCAGGATGAAGCAGACTGGCCTCAGCAATCCAGACCTTCAGCGAATACTGCGGAGGAGCTTAGGGCGTATTACTTGTTCCACGATGTTGCCGTTCCGGAGCCTTTGGTTGATGTCAAGCGGATTTCAAAGTGGAGCGTATTAGTCCGAACGGTGGCATGTGTCTTCAGATTCATCTCGAACTGCAGGCGGAAGGTGAAAGGTTTGCCAATTGAGACTCTTAAGCCGACGCAGGCGCAAGTGAAGGTGTTGCTCCCGGTTTCCATCCCTATGGTTCGCGTACCGCTGAAGCAGAAGGAATTTCGTTGTTCCGAATGTTTTCTTATAAAAATTGTTCAGGCAGAGACATACGGAGACGAACTCAAAGTGCTCACGAAAAATCAGCAAAGGCAAGCAGCAAAGTGGTACCCTCTAGAAAAGGGCAGTCCTCTCTACAAGTTAACTCCATTGCTGGACCCTGATGGTGTCATCCGGATGGAAGGCCGCACCGGGGATGCCGAAGAGTTACCATTTGAACTACGCTTCCCAATCATCCTGCCGAGGGACCACGAGGTTACAAGAAAGATTATTCTCCATTTCCACGAGCGATATGGGCACGGTTTTCGCGAAACCGTAAAGAATGAGCTGCGTCAGCGGTACTTCATCCCAAATATCAACGCTGCAGTACGGAAGGTGGCGAGTAGCTGTTTGTGTTGTAAAGTGCACCGAAATCAACCGCGAACACCAAGAATGGCTCCGCTTCCAAACCAAAGACTTTCACCATACCAGCGTGCCTTTTGCTATACCGGGGTGGATTATTTCGGACCCGTGGAGGTATCCTCTGGCCGCAGTCATCCAAAACGTTGGGTGGTCTTATTTACATGCCTTGTAATGCGTGCGGTACACCTCGAAGTCGCCAGCGACCTAACAGCAGCTTCCTGCCTGATGGCGATTCGAAGATTCGTGGGTCGCAGAGGAACGCCACTCGAGTTTTGGTCGGACAACGGAACCAATCTGAAGGCAGCCGGAAAGGAGATTTCCGAGAACATTCGGGTAATCGAAGAAGAATGCGCAGACGCCTACACTGATGCACGCACGAAGTGGAGGTTCATTCCACCTGCCAGTCCCCACATGGGGGGCTCGTGGGAACGCCTCGTACGGACGGTAAAGGAGGCATTGGTGGTCATTCTCGATGGAAAGAAACTCACAGACGAGATCCTCCACACAGCGATCATCGAAGCTGAAGATATGGTGAACTCTCGTCCGTTAGTGTACGTAGCCGAAGAAGCTTCCAATACAATCACCCCAAACCACTTCTTGCGAGGAGTGTCGCCAAATGAACCGCTTCTGGTTCCACCACCTCCTCACTCGGCGGAGGCCATTCGCAATGCATATTATCGTTCCCAAGAATTGGCTGAACAGTTGTGGCAGCGGTGGGTGAAAGAGTACGTGCCGATGATTAACCAGCGGAGCAAGTGGTTCAGCGAAGTAAAGCCGTTAAAAAAAGGTGACCTGGTATACGTAGTAGACGGTAAGAACCGGAAGTTATGGGTTCGGGGAGTCGTGGTCGAGCCGATAGTGTCAAAGGACGGCAGGGTTCGGCAGGCTTGGGTAAGAACCAGCAGCGGAGTGTATAGACGGCCAACAACTAAGCTTGCGGTGTTGGAGATTGACGAGGGTAACGCTGGACCGGATCAGGGGACCGAACCAGGATTACGGGCCGGGGATATGTTAGAAACAACACCGCAGGGAACACGAGCAGCCTCGTCggaaaacagaaacacaaaaacGTCAAATA